The following proteins are co-located in the Pyrococcus abyssi GE5 genome:
- a CDS encoding ATP-binding protein: MMAMFFDREKELEELTDLVSSKPSMITFTYGPINSGKTTLLIEFSKRLPREYIVFNINLRGRFIREEKDFIKVLFMKKEESESIKNSYKGIPIPEGILNEILENPFLFLEEYFEEINNSGRIPVLILDELQVIGDLRIDDLLIYKLFNFFVRLTKELHLAHVFVATSDSLFLERVHGEAMLHGRSRFMLVDDFDERTTLEFLTSNGLSEEEAKIAWHYLGGKPSYLVDLLQRSRIRVEDYCKEALKWRTSQILDSLYTLKGRKLRKVIELLSKFRENDEITYGPLSEEIVWSVRNNILFADPRERKLRPQGRLEKHAIELALEKLRNNF; encoded by the coding sequence ATGATGGCCATGTTCTTCGATAGGGAAAAAGAGTTAGAGGAATTAACGGATTTAGTTAGTTCTAAGCCAAGCATGATAACTTTCACTTATGGGCCGATAAATAGCGGAAAGACTACCCTCTTGATTGAGTTCTCCAAGAGATTACCCAGAGAATACATAGTATTCAATATTAACCTCAGGGGAAGGTTTATCAGGGAAGAGAAGGATTTTATAAAGGTTTTATTTATGAAAAAGGAAGAGAGTGAAAGCATTAAGAACTCATACAAGGGCATACCAATTCCAGAGGGCATTCTAAATGAGATACTTGAGAATCCATTCCTATTCCTAGAGGAGTACTTTGAGGAGATTAACAACTCCGGTAGAATTCCAGTTCTGATTCTCGATGAGCTTCAGGTTATAGGAGATCTAAGAATAGACGACCTCTTGATATATAAGCTCTTCAACTTCTTTGTTAGGCTCACGAAAGAGCTACACTTAGCTCACGTCTTCGTTGCAACTAGTGATAGTCTCTTCCTGGAAAGGGTACATGGAGAGGCTATGCTGCACGGAAGATCTAGGTTTATGCTAGTTGACGATTTCGACGAGAGGACTACGCTGGAGTTCTTAACTTCCAACGGATTAAGCGAAGAAGAGGCTAAGATAGCGTGGCACTACTTAGGCGGAAAACCCTCTTACCTCGTCGACCTCCTCCAAAGGAGTAGGATTAGGGTTGAGGACTACTGCAAGGAAGCTTTAAAGTGGAGGACTAGCCAAATTCTTGATTCCCTGTACACTCTTAAGGGGAGGAAGCTAAGGAAAGTTATTGAGTTATTATCAAAATTCAGGGAGAACGATGAGATAACTTATGGCCCCCTTTCGGAGGAGATAGTTTGGAGCGTTAGGAATAATATACTCTTCGCAGACCCGAGGGAGAGAAAACTAAGACCTCAAGGAAGGCTTGAAAAGCACGCAATAGAACTTGCATTAGAAAAGCTACGAAACAATTTTTAA
- the cobB gene encoding NAD-dependent protein deacetylase produces the protein MIVEVARVLASSKNAIAFTGAGISAESGVPTFRGKDGLWNKYRPEELATPEAFARNPKLVWEFYKWRINKILKAKPNPAHYALVELEDMGILRAVITQNVDDLHREAGTRNLIELHGNIFRVKCTKCNFKEYLKESQRLEEVLKEDLPKCPRCGSLLRPDVVWFGEPLPREELDRAFKLAEKADAVLVVGTSGLVYPAAYIPYIVKESGGTVIEVNVEESAITPIADFFLRGRAGEVLPRVVHEVRRLLQ, from the coding sequence ATGATAGTCGAGGTAGCCAGGGTTTTGGCCTCTTCGAAGAACGCGATAGCATTTACTGGAGCTGGGATTAGCGCCGAAAGCGGCGTTCCAACGTTCAGGGGTAAGGATGGACTGTGGAACAAGTACAGGCCAGAGGAGCTTGCAACGCCAGAGGCGTTTGCAAGGAACCCCAAGCTTGTTTGGGAGTTTTACAAGTGGAGGATTAATAAGATACTCAAAGCAAAGCCAAATCCCGCCCACTACGCTCTGGTTGAACTCGAAGATATGGGAATATTAAGGGCAGTCATAACCCAAAACGTTGACGACCTTCACAGGGAAGCAGGGACTAGAAACTTGATAGAGCTCCACGGGAACATCTTCAGGGTCAAATGCACTAAGTGCAACTTCAAGGAGTACTTAAAGGAGAGCCAAAGGCTAGAAGAAGTTTTAAAGGAAGACCTGCCAAAGTGCCCAAGATGCGGCTCGTTGTTGAGGCCCGACGTTGTGTGGTTTGGAGAACCCTTGCCGAGGGAAGAGCTTGACAGGGCCTTTAAGTTGGCAGAGAAGGCTGATGCTGTTTTGGTCGTTGGAACCAGCGGATTAGTTTACCCAGCTGCTTACATCCCCTACATAGTCAAGGAGTCCGGAGGAACGGTAATCGAGGTCAACGTTGAGGAGTCCGCAATAACGCCTATAGCCGATTTCTTCCTCAGGGGCAGGGCCGGCGAGGTTCTTCCAAGGGTAGTTCACGAGGTCAGGAGGCTACTCCAATGA